From a single bacterium genomic region:
- a CDS encoding response regulator, whose protein sequence is MEDFDPIKVLVVDDEEVMRSLMTKILEKAGYKVITASGGFGAREILAEQPIDLVLSDVKMPDMNGFELLKEIKANYPHIAVIMMTAYADSYTIKDALIYGADEYITKPFKHYEVTVVMERAYWRSQAGRSQAPKQSP, encoded by the coding sequence ATGGAAGACTTCGATCCGATAAAAGTTCTGGTTGTAGATGATGAAGAAGTCATGAGAAGTCTCATGACGAAGATTTTGGAGAAGGCGGGCTACAAAGTCATTACTGCAAGCGGCGGTTTCGGCGCTCGTGAGATACTGGCAGAGCAGCCGATTGATCTTGTGCTTTCTGACGTGAAGATGCCGGACATGAACGGATTCGAATTGCTTAAAGAGATCAAGGCAAATTATCCCCACATTGCAGTCATAATGATGACAGCTTACGCGGATTCTTACACGATTAAGGACGCGCTTATTTACGGAGCAGACGAGTATATCACCAAACCCTTCAAGCACTATGAAGTAACCGTCGTAATGGAACGTGCATACTGGCGCAGTCAAGCAGGGCGCAGCCAGGCACCAAAGCAGAGTCCTTAA